The DNA region TGATGAGAGCAAGCTTTTGTGTATTCCCCCATCCGGGGTGGAAAGGACTAAGACATATCGCCTCGCTACAGTTTCTCCAAGGCCCCCGTCCCCTTTACGGCCGCGGCCGTGATGTTCCACAGGTTGCGGGCAGCGACGGCATCCCGCGCCTTGGGCGACGGGGGTTTGATTCTGCCCGGTCCGTCGAGATAGCGCCCCTTCCACTGCTCGCTGTTCTCCCTGACCTCcctggccgtcgcggcgAACATGGTCGTgtcggcgcccttggcggcgtcggtgaaCAGGAGCCAGACCAATGGCTGCGTGACGAGAGGCATGACATCGGCCGCTCCCTCTGTCCGGATGGTGCCGGGGTTGAGAGACAACGAGAGAATGCCGGCaccctcctcgtccatgCGGCGCTGCAGTTCCGTCGCGAACAGGATGTTGGCCAGCTTGGACGTCCCGTATCGTTTCCCCTGGGCCAGGCGCGAGTCCTCCCAGCCAGGCCCGGCGCAAGGGTCGTCCAGGTCTTTGAGAGTGGTGAAGTGATTGTTGGCCGAGTGGTTGCGCTCTCCCGACGAGGACAGCTATAGGTCGCAAAGACACGTTTCGTTAGTTAACCCCCTCTTGACGATCTAGACTAGCAACGGCGACTTTGTCGGATGAGCTTACGGTGATGACCCGGACGTCCGACCCTTGttgcgccgccgtcgccttgAGCAATGGCAGCAAGCAGTATGTCAAAGTCCAGTGGCCAATGTGGCTTTCCAGCAGTTAGCGTCTAATCCTTTCCGTGAAGTAACATGAGAGGATGTCTTACTTCACCGCCATTGTCATTTCGAACCCGTCGGCGGTTTTGACATAATTGTAAGGGTCAACACCAGCATTGTTTACTGTGATGGTGTCAGCGACGGCCTAGGATGCTTTCGCATACTCAGCGGGTGCAAGACTACCGAGTATGTCCAATCGTTCCGTCTTTGACATGAGGTCGCGTGCGGCATCGACaacttgggcctggctggaCAAGTCCAGCGGCAACCAGACCAGCTTCTCTTGGGGAATGTCGGGGTTCTCCTCACGAAGACGCTTGATCGCCTCCTTTGCGCGGCTTTCCGATCGGGCTGCCAGATACACCTTGGCACCCTTCGCAGCTAGCTGCCTGACTGTATGGTAGCCTATTCCAGCACTGCTCCCGTAAGTCCAAACCGCGTGCGGGCTTcgtggggggggaggggggagggggctggcTGGTAGAGGCCAGAAAGGCAAGATGGTGCACTTACTTGCCTCCAGTCACCACGGCAACCTTGCCATGGAGGTCTGGTATCTGGGACGAGTCCCAGTCGCCGTCCCCAAATCCACTGAGGCTTTTCTTGAGGAATAGGATGCCCAGAGGTACGTAGAGGAACGTGCCGAAGAGAACGTCGACGGCTCGGACGCAGAGCCGGTGAGCCCACGCTGACAACATGCTTTTTGGTTCGCTGTTTGCTGGGGACGGAGACGAGAAGAGCGCAAAGTGTTGCGTGCAGCTCGCCGAATGGTTTTCGTGGTCGAATGGGGGGCCGGACGCAGGTTGTCCTGTCCACATGAAGACGCCGCTGGGCCTGGTCTAGGTGACGGGAATTGACTCTCTCGCGCTCCCCGCTATTGATTGGGCATGTAATGCGAAATGAGGAGGACATGGCCACAACCATGTGAAAAGCTCCAGCATATGTTCCCTTGGATTCTCCCGGCATACGGACTGCCTTGCGGGCCGAAGTGCCGGCAACGCTGAGTTCGCGATGTTCGGAGACGTTTTCTTGCCACATGACCGGCCCCCCCACCTACGGGCTGTCCGAGTCAGCGGTTAGAGAACTGAagtgtacgatgtacacaGTCCACTCCATCAACTTGACTAGTTCACGTTAGATAGCAAGCCGTGGCCGCGATGCAAGGTTGATGCTACCCTGCGTTCTTGGCTTTCATAGTGTGGTAGGGGGCCGGCCCGGGGCAGAGACAAGCCAAGTTTGTAAGGGCATTAGCCAGTGTTTGTGGGCGGTGaggggggcgggaggggggtgaGTTCAGACGAACAGATAGACATGAAGCCGTTGCAACCTTAAATCGGCTCATAAGACGCTAACCAAAAACCATCATGATGGCACCGGCAAACGGGCATCAACAGCTAGAGCGGACGGACGGATACGACGTTGTGCAAGGGGAGGGTAACCAGGTTTCCCCCTACTATGTACAGGTAGACGAGTTGACAAGGAGGAGTCAAGCTGCAGGGGTCACGGATGATCTCTCTACCGTTTAAACAGACGCCCCCATGCTCGAAGCTATTCCCCTGTCAATAGTTCTCCGGGATTCCGCAGCTCTCCGACCCATTGCTATATCCGATATAACCTTCAGTTCACGCAATGATCCATCAAAACCCTATGTTGGAACTCTTCGCCAGGTTATGGCCATGTCCTCGGTTCGCATTACATGCCCAATCCTGGACTCCATCTCATCTAGCTGGCCTATCCCGTCCCTTTTATCGGTGTTTGACCGATGCATATGTGGGTGCACCGAGGCGCGAGATCTATCCACACGCCCCAAGCTTACCGAGTGGTCATGATATCCCTGACGGATAGGACCGAAAGAAAAGCAAATATCACCGAGTCAGAGCTTGGAGGTAGCTGGCGACTAAACATGTAGCTTTAGACAGTCCTACCTGCACGCATGTGCCAGTTCTCGCCGATGGAACATTCGCCAACAGGGATGGATGCTCACTACCAGCAGTGCCGAAACCCATCACGCCTCTCCGTATCCTTCTCGGTCGTGAGGCaagccctcccccccccaggtGCTCTAGTTCACTGTTGAAGCCGTTTCTATAACAAGGCACTGTTGGATTTGGACCGACTTACTGCATTCTTGAAGATAACCGCAGAGCAAGATACCAGTAATCTACTAGGGAGACCAACTGGAACTGATACCGTTttgttctgaatccccttCCAAAATATCTGCTTCCAGCACACAATGTCCCCCGCAGAGATCATACGTCCAGCGGCCAAGGTCCAACTCATGGACTCCAAAGCCCATGGCAATAACCATGAAGAAGTACGTCCACTGTTCCGGAGTCGATGCCTTCCCGATAGACAATCCGTGGCATGGGCATTTTGTACTGACGTGAGGCACATTGTAAGATTATCCGCGCTCCCCTCAACTACCTCCTCGACTTGC from Colletotrichum higginsianum IMI 349063 chromosome 4, whole genome shotgun sequence includes:
- a CDS encoding Short-chain dehydrogenase, which gives rise to MWTGQPASGPPFDHENHSASCTQHFALFSSPSPANSEPKSMLSAWAHRLCVRAVDVLFGTFLYVPLGILFLKKSLSGFGDGDWDSSQIPDLHGKVAVVTGGNAGIGYHTVRQLAAKGAKVYLAARSESRAKEAIKRLREENPDIPQEKLVWLPLDLSSQAQVVDAARDLMSKTERLDILVNNAGVDPYNYVKTADGFEMTMAVNHIGHWTLTYCLLPLLKATAAQQGSDVRVITLSSSGERNHSANNHFTTLKDLDDPCAGPGWEDSRLAQGKRYGTSKLANILFATELQRRMDEEGAGILSLSLNPGTIRTEGAADVMPLVTQPLVWLLFTDAAKGADTTMFAATAREVRENSEQWKGRYLDGPGRIKPPSPKARDAVAARNLWNITAAAVKGTGALEKL